The Amphiura filiformis chromosome 8, Afil_fr2py, whole genome shotgun sequence genomic sequence tataggaatggtgtacgcatacaaaattattccaaatcagcctaaaatttcaattaaattaaccattaaaatgagcagaaattatcataatcatgcataaatttgcataactttacataattatggggatagaaatctgtatatgaatgatgtacgcatacaaatgaataaaaatcagatCTGAATCCTGAAGCCCGGTCCTGAAGCGTGAGACTTTCACTAGAGTTGTGATTTTTTGTTCTGACAGATTCTCTCAAATTTATTTGTGTGCATTTTAATCTACTTTATAAATTGAGGAAACCATCCTCTCCGTGAAATGATCTGTTCATTTTTTATAGTAGCCTGGGCTACTGCGAAAACGTCTCTAGTAGGTGTGGGACTATTAGAgcttgtggtggtggtggggggggggatttcAAGTGGCATGCCAAAATCCATTTGACCACCCCCAGGCCCATACCCAGCCTCCGAGGAATTATTTGGGGTTGCAGGACTGTCAAAATCTGAAACACATATTTATAACTACGAACTGAAATTAACCTcacctgcccccccccacccGTGAAAAAAAATTACGGTGCCGCCCACGAATTTTTGAATGGCATGTCAcccaaaattgaacattttgtccatttggacctttttattggAAAATGGCCAAACGTGGAAGGAATTCTAGTTGTGACACGGAGACTCACTCCGCTgcatactctctaaattccaaagagtgaaaaagtcagtcctcttcgggtcaatcgaaaaaattgacatttcaatctaccaagagtgaaaataaCATCTTTTCCTCCATATGGGGTaaaaattttcactctgcaaagagtgaaatttcaatctttttagagtgaaattttcaatcttttcacagagtgttccctcagcacaatctctctcgattgaagtgtgtttaaatttaataaacataaattaacttcaatcgagagagattgtgctgagggaatactctgaaaagattgaaaatttcactctaaaaagattgaaatttcactctttgcagagtgaaaattttactcgtatggagaaaaatatgtcattttcactcttggtagattgaaatgtgaATCTTTTTGATTgccgaagagtcactccgaggaggattgactttttcactctttagaatttagagagtagGTCTACCTACAGCAAAGTTAGGCTGACTCACATTGATGCCactttgccaaattttcaatggTCTCTAGACAATAATGCAATAATCCGTccggggtgggggtgggtaaTGATTTTTCAATGCAAAAAGGGGGGATTTGGGCAGGAAATTGTGAAACAATGTATGTTTTCTATCATAAGCTTTTtcagcgttttatttaaaagtatTGGCTTATCCTTGAGTGGAGGATATAGCAAAAAAATGTACTTTATGGATGGGCAGGCTCCCCTGGCATACAGGCCTGGACCTCTCAACCAACAGacactttttttttggggggggaggggggaggggggagtGCAAATTTGGAAAAATCCCAGGATTATGTTATCAGTGGTGTAATGCGAGTCATTTGAAGGGTGGAGTGGACATCAGGGCAAAGGCACGActtgattggttgccgacctgtgcAGTACATAACATTTAAAGCCCCTCTTcctgctttttttttaaaatgtggatgtgaaacatgtttttattttaatacttGGCCTTATTTCTACAATAATGATACACAAGTGCATAGAAAATATTAgtgtattaattatttttattctctTTTTCCTACCATTATAAAAATAACTACTCTATCATTGGTGACCTGATCTGATCCAGTTGGGGCCAAATGAATGTGAAACTGTTAATGCCCTGGATACAACTTCATATTTTCATGTTTTATGCTATCTAGTTTATTTTTGCCAGTATCCTGGACCTGTATCACAAGTAGCCTTTTGGCCTAAAATCAGATCAAGCCACATTTGCTTTCAGAGAAGGTTCAAGTATTTTCGTCCTTCTTGAAATTATAAATaacctatacaaaataattaaacaaatagGCAGCACAGTCTATAAGGACACAATCTAAACCCCCACTAATATAAGGGCATAAAGTTAGAATCTGGTACATCGGTCACTCCTGTCCTCTTGATCATGAACTAGTGCATCGTCACAGCATGAAGCACAGCTCATGGGTGTCCTACGTAATTGTAAAACCTAGCCAAAATAAATGTTTCTCTTCCCACtctggggtggtgcaataattattcgtaccccgggtggtgaattatagggggggggtcaaagattTGCTGGCAGGGGTGCAAGCATGTTCTGGCAGGTAGAAGGGGGAACAAGTTATATTTAGCAGATCaataggggcaagcaatttttttttttaggcacaGACGTTTCATGCACCAGTTCTATATTACACCCAAAAATGTGTTAGGAAAAATGTTAGGAATATattcaaatatacaaaatttcctgctcgattGATATGATAAGACAAATTTAGGTGTTAAATTTGGGTTATCCCAATTCTTGTATGTGTAAAGGGGGGCAAGATTTttcagcacatcaaaaggggtggacaaagatttttggcacatttgaAGGGGGCAATGACTTTTTGGCACAgccagggggggggcaatttttggcagaccatttgagAATTCACCAACCTGGGGTACTTATAATGATTGCACCTCCCCTCATAAATCATGCAGTTTCAGAATTTTGCCCCTCCTAGTGATTTTGACACTTTGATACAAAATCtattattcaaagaaaataatgaTTGTAAGTTAGTAGTACTCAACTTTTGCAATCTTTACTGTTAACAGATATCAGTGGATCAACATTTAGGACAAGAATCCCTGTCCTACAGGCAGACAGGCTTGTCAAGTAAGGGCGGTCAGTCAGGATTGTTTTATTGGTATTTGACCCTAACCAATTTTGAAGGAAACATTTTTGagtttttttatcaaaacatttcCAGTCAAAATTAATCCACTTTGTCCAAAAATGATGGCTATAGATTTGATATTGCATACAGCTTTAATAGTGCAGGGGTTATAGTTCTTTATTGGGGACGACAAAGGTTCAATATTTAAGAATCAGGaccagatttaccattgggccaaatTGGGCCATGCCCATAGGGCCCCCAAAATGAAGATATTCAATATTTTCCATTGTTATTGGAATGATTTGTAAACAAAtcatatttgccaaaaatatgttGTAATCAGGCCTGAGAGTGTGTCTTTGAAATAATAtctgtttttaactttaaaatatctgaaattatttaaaccatACATACTTTTGTACGCAACACAAGTGTAGAGAAATAtctgaaagttaaaaaaaatatctgaaaacaGATAAATATCTGGTCTCTCCCACCCCTGGTTGTAATTAATTGTAATTCCTATCATAGtatgggtcaaattttggtaacaTTTCTGCATCTCAGCTTCTGTAAATCCTAACATTTACATACATGCTTCAACATCTCCTTATGGTGAGTTTGGGcgtccaaattttggcctggcccactcactgggccccaaaaaggtaaatccagccctggcaaGAATGATGAAGTGGTGGATTGTACCACAAATATTCCTCACacatctttcttttcttttgttaagATTTTATGTGATAGAGTCCAGTCGAAAATGTGCATAGAGCAGTCTCGGCCCTTTTTTTATGTTTAACATATATTGTacacaaagaaaacaaaaaatcctTTGTTTCAGTaaattaataaaaatacaaattttctattaaaaatcaaaaataaatttataattcatTAACTTTATTTTTGTGTGCAaccatatttatattatttttgcacCCCTTCCATGGGTAGAATTTGTTTCACCTTGTGAGATTCCATTCAGATTCTTGCAACACCATTTTATTTTAGATTCTCTTCCATTTAATCTAATTAGTGCTTAGGCCCAAAAGAATCTCTTTAGATTCATGAAAATCAGGTTAGGAAAATCTGTGTGAATGGCTTCTCACCAAATTTCTAACCGGTCtttaaattgtgaaaatataaacTGAGCAAAATATACATgcactaaaataaaataaaaaagtactTTTCCACATCTTTCATTATAAACAACAGTATAAAACAacaccatatgtgaccatccaccacaaagtggtagtaaagtcggctctagaacATTTACTGTTTATTGccgattttgaaagaatgcactttcaggtttacaatgacacctcatCCAGCTTCATCCGACATctagaagtgaagttatggttcatcaaaggtcaaattttcctaatatattttacatagaaatccaatactgtttttgattgtatctcaaaatgcaaAATGCTGACTTTACGACCAGCTTGTGGTGGATGAGCACATATATTAACATTTCTGCTATGGAATGTTCATTTCTCCAAATTTGTACCCCATCCAGCATTGCCAACCTTTCAGTCAGTTGGAACTTTCTGCATGCTTTCTTGAAACATTACTGTCAAATTCCTCTAATTTCTCACAAATTAGAGAGGTACCGTGATTAGGTTATGCGAAGATGACATTCTTCAAATCAATGTCAAAATGTGAGAACAAATTACTGCATAATTGGAGATAAATAGTTTTTGCTCATGCATGTATGGTTGGAGCTTCTCCCAATAACACTAAAGCCTGGAAAAAGTGGGATATTTGGTAACCTCATCTGGGAAATTAGGTGTTTGGAGAGAAATTAAAGGGTTGAaaataatacagaaaatataaattgaaggGAAATCCTGTCTTCTTGGATGGAAATCTTGagtttataattatattcctATATTATATTTACGTCAAATTGAATATTAGGTAATGAAAAGTCACTCCTCATTCCCTACCATGCAAAATCACATCAAATAGACTGGTTGAAGCACAAGAAGgcaggactgccttttgaggagagcgagagcaatcactctctactgctctccttaaatctgatctaGGAGAGTGATGTTTAGCTCTcattagttgaccattctctccctaccttctattgtaaatgctctaaacagctctcttgaaggctccagaagagctatttcatGCTCTCCTGTAAATTGACTGCCAACATGGAGTTAGACACACTCAACATCATGTCTAACTTTTCATGGCCAAATCTCTTCTTTTTGGACTAGGTGAACTATGTTTCCCTACTATATGCTGTTTTAATGTGTTTTTAATGATCTGTGTGCAATTTGGAATGTCTGCGGTTGATTCTTCATGTTTTTATAACTCATATCCGGGTAAGCTTCTTGACTGTTGATCTAAAGCTGCAGAATTCTGCAACCTTGCAGGGctgttaagcttaagcttatACTCATTGTGACTTTGAAGGTCTACACTGAAAAACTGTTTCTTTCTACAAATGGCTGTGGTGTATGTTTTGCTTTTGGCTGCTTCGATATTTCTACAAAACATTAATATTTGGACATGTGTAAGCTTACACGTCAACTCATCTCCCCCTTTGTTATTGACTGGTCACATTGTTCACAATGTCAAATCTCATCGCCGTGCTTACTTTTCTGCTCCAGTTTCTTACTACAACAACAGCTCTGCTTGCTATCATCTAGAGAGAGTTGTTAACTTATCAAATGATGTTGAAGAAAACCCGGTCCTGACAATATTAATGACATTTTCCCCTTTCAGAATCCCTTATGAATGAGAACTCGTTCAACACATCGCCTATGAACTCTTCATGCTCTTCATATACTAGTTCAACTGATCTTCGACCGCAAAAATAACATTTCGTCAATATTTTTTAACTCGAGAAGCTTAGGCAACACTAAGCTATCTTTATACGCCGTCCTTGACATGGAGAAACCAGATAGTTCGGCGGGCGCCGCGACTTGGCTTGATAACACCATTACAGATGCCGAAATCATGGATCCATCTTATATATTATTTCGACGCGACCGTAACAGACATGGTGGTGGAGTTTTGATAGCAGCAAAAGATTTCCTTAACCCAATTAGGGCTACTAAATTTGAGGATAACAACATCGAACTTGTCTCTGTTGAACTATCCACTAGGCGCGGAAAAATTTTATATTGTTGTCTGTACTATCCAAAAAAGCCGGACATtgcattttttaataaattggacAATTGTGTAAATAAGATTCTTAGTAGTGTACACTCATATGCATGTGTTATCCTTGCAGGTGATTTTAATGTGGATGCTCCACACTTTCAGCCTGGTTCAAAAACATTCTCTGAAGGGGACACTAGGTTATACAAGTTGCTCACTGAAAGTCTGGACCCTTTAAACATGACTCAACTTGTTGATTTTGTAACTCATAAATTCTCGGACAATCAGCTTGATGGTACTCTAATTGATCATCTGTACACAAATAATACTGACTCTGTGCTTAATATCAGGCCTCATCATGCCATAGGTGCAACCGACCACTCAGGTATTGCTTTCAGTCTTAACTTTGCTAAAATTAAACAACATTTTCCACCAGGTACATTTCTTCAATACTCCAAGGCTGATCTTACCGGTCTTTGTAATGAACTCCATGTAACCGATTGGTATGAGCTTCTCCATGGTAAAAACATCAATGAAGcctggagtgtttttaaagataAATACATGGAGTGCATCCATACATTTGTTCCAAGCAAAAGATCCAGGAGACGGGAGAAAAAGCCTTGGATTAATGATGAAATAATCAAACTGACAAAGAAAAAGAAGTGCCtgtacaggaaaaaaaaaaaatctcctgATGATTTACGGAAATGGCAGAATTACAAAAAGTGTCGTAATATGTTAAAGGTGGTTATAAACCGTGAATACCATTCTTATGTTTCAGATATTGCAAATGACAATTCTAATCATGGTAAAAAATTTTGGTCCTTTGTTCGGGCATCCAAAGCTAAACCTACTGCTACCTCTTTTAAGATTGATGATATTTGTGTTACAGATCCCAACACCATTGCTAATTCTTTCAAtgaattttttgtttcaaattttactacCTCTGATGAGCCAGATACAATAGACTCAATGTGTGAGGGCCATCAGGGAATTCCATTTTGTCCCGGTGTTGACCAATTCCTCTgaggtttttaaaatcattaggtCCTTGAAGAATGGTAAAGCCCCTGGGCCTGATGGCATCACATCAACTATGCTCAAGCTTACTGCTGCTCAGGTTTCTTTTCCAATtgcaattatttttaatatttctctTACTCAAGGTAAAATTCCAGATGATTGGAAAAAAGCTACGGTTGTACCGATACATAAATCTGGGGATATTACCAATTTGAAaaattatagaccaatttcatTGTGTTCAGTGGTAGGCAAAATGCTGGAGAGAGTGGTTACACGTAATGTTGTTAATTATATGGGGACAAATGGTCTTATTTCTCCTCAGCAACATGGTTTTATTGCTGGGCGTTCCTGTACCACTCTCCTCAGTAAGGTTTGCCACCACTGGCTACAAATTCTGGATCAAAGATCCCCACCAGATGTTGATGTCATCTTCCTGGACTGGAGCAAGGCTTTTGATAAAGTCAGCCACTCTTTGCTCTTAGCCAAGCTTCATCGTTATGGTATTTGTGGTCCTCTCTGGCACTGGATTTCCTCATTTCTGTTAGGTCGCTCACAGTGTGTTAAATTCCGAGGGGCATCGTCAAATTGGGTTTCTGTTGAGTCCGGGGTCCCTCAGGGTTCTGTCCTGGGGCCTTTGTTGTTTAATCTCTTTGTTTTGGACTTGCCAAATTTTGTTAGCTCATCGCTCCCccaatatgctgatgacacgcTCCTGTACAGACCCATCCAGGCGGAAGATGACATCAACACTGTCCAAAATGATCTTGACAGTATAGTTAACTggtgcaatattaacaaaatGTCTTTAAATCCAGACAAGTGCAAGGTTATGAGATTGTCCAGGAGAGTTGGTGTTAATAGATCCACTCCACAGTACACCTTACTTAACAAACCCTTAGGTGTAGTTCATAGTTATAAATATCTCGGCATTATGATTTCTTCACTGACATCCATGTTAAATCAGTCACTTCAAGATCCTCGCGTCTTTTGGGATTTATTAGGCGACTGGTCCGCTGCAATGATCcagatattttggtcaaattatatACCTCCCTCTGCATTCCAATTCTTGAATATGGTATCCCAGCCTGGCTTCCACATCAAAGGGGACACTTAAGATCCTTGGAAAAAATACAGGGACGTCTGGCACGTGCCTGTATTCCAGCACCCAGGGGAGAGCTTGAGTATGGTGTACGCCTTGAAAAACTAGGTCTGATGTCTGTGTGCAATAGATACAATTATCTTGCTATTTCCTTTGTTGCCAAGTGTTTTTACTGCAAGCATGATATTGATCCTTTGGAGTATATTTCCATCAATACTCGTCATAGTAATTCTCTTAAGTTCTCCCATTCTTATGCTAGaaccgatagttttaaatacactatCTTCAATCGCTTTTCcagtttattttgatcaacttcctccatctctcaaagaccaattcttgtttagtatatttaatttcctggacaatctcaaaaaacctttcaaaacaattagctggaattcaaaatagtttttagttgggcttaggcttattttttatctaaaggttgtgcttacattgtattatcatgcctcatcttatgttggagaatgtaggtagattcatcctttgcccTGTTCCCCTGTGCTGATTGTATGTGTTCTTGTGGGAAtcaattaggtttagccactttgaaagtgactttgtcactatctggctatccctgccaggggttctcttgtcctttgtttaaattgttcctggttaaggcatgccatctctctattttctccaacatgggtcaattcaatttcaatttcttgctttatgaccttccatggcttacattttatatctttgcatgtgtaatttatatatttatgtgtaattttgatattgtgcaatattttatatgtatgtgtctttttgctggcaaataaaatgatatgatatgaaaaaaaaaaaatgatatgataaattccaaaagacagtccctgagaaGGTTGACTTGACTGCATACTCACTTGGACACTAGACTATCAGTTTTGTAATTCGGAAAGTCAAGGGTATTGGACATTTCTGAATtgtcttaggccaaaaaaataatggtttgtctcaaagctcacgagttgtttgaaaacaaatgcgaaatgcgatttttttttttttcccgacttttttcatggtatttggagaaaaaatctgattttcgccgaatttttctggaaaaagtaaaaaaaaaattttttttttaaataaaaaaaaattccgcatttctttttttccaaatctcacgattttacaaatgcgcgcccgagctttgagacaaacctttatttttttggccttatcagacTTTACATCATGTACTGAGATCATATTATAGTTTCTGAAATAGACCAATGCCCTTGGCTTTACACATTACAATGCTAAATATCCAGTGACTGACTTGAAAACACACTAAACCTTCTTGTGCTCTTATCAGTGAAAATGATCATACTTTTTCAAGTGAAAAACAGAGCCCATTTATGTTGGCCAGGGTAAAAGAATTGCTACACTAGCTCTTGTAGGATGTGTTTTTGATGTGTGGTTGGGGAGTGggagattaaagccataatgtaacccgatcccacgaaatgagcgtaagcGTAATCGCAAGTTGGTGGTTTCAAAACCTTCCCATTATTGAGTTGTTGCTCTTTgttttgaagacacctgtatagtcagtggtatgtcctttgtgaatggggactcACAAAGGACCACTGCCAATACAAGTGTCTCAACACATTGATGTTCTAACTTGCCAAGACGAAACAAAGTATAGTCACAGGTGCTTTGACTCCTGGTTCTAACTAAAAGCTACTAAAGAAACTCAGAATAAGCTATATAGCATATCACTTCACAGATTCCATGTACTTCCATAGTCAATGTTGCAGGATATCCAATTTAGTTCAAGTTTTCCGCTTGTGTAAATATAACCCAGGAACATTGGGCAGCCATCAAGCTTGCCATGATCATTCCTGGATCTGTTGCTTCAGTTGCCTTGTCCTCTTGAAAATATCTGGCCTATGAATTGTAAAGCTCACATGTACATTGAGTCCCAATGGTGGCAAGTAGCACAGGTGAAATAGATAACATTGTCCACACCTTCCATATCCAATATCACACAATCTGAGGCATACCATTTTCAAAGCTGTCATTCTGAAAAATCAAATTGGGGACAAAACAATAGTTCCATGCATGCTTTTAGAACAAAATAAGCTTAACACATTGTCTACTTGGATGAAATATTGCCCAAAATATCAAGACTTGTAATTATTCTTTTGTCCATCCTGAAAGTAGAATCAACTTTTATTTATGTGTTAATGTCTGTATAATAAACACAAATAACTGTTTTATGAACTGACAATGTGTGCAATATCAAAGTGGATAGGAACGTGGATGTTTTGCCTTGTGAGGCTGGGACTGGTTGTGGCGATGACCATTTTAGTGTTGGCAATAAATATATTTGATCTTGTATTTACAGATTCACTCACTGAGAAGTGTCATGAATGTCAGCTGCTAGGCTAGCCTATTAGATCAGCTTTAACTCCATGAAGAAAAATCTCATCATGCGATGGACTTCAGGTGCACATTGCAAGATAAATTTTGTTCAACCTGACTGCAATATAGCAGCCCTATATGCTTTTTATTTTGCTGCTAGAAAATCATGGTGGGGTTATCAATTTTTCATCAGGCCTAAAAATGAGCCAAAATTTGTGTGGGGTCAAGTCTTTCATATGAATTTCATAGGAGGCATGTTGTGTACACAATGTTGAGCACCCTGCAAGAAATccagggccctcacaaatttgtGAGGGCATTAAGAGCCAACCTTATTTCAAAGCCTGACTATCATAATGTATAAGGTAACAGAAATACGTTCCTTGTAATTGTGATACATTTAGTATATTTAAATTAGTTGTGTGATATTGCAATTagctgtcgaagtgatgtaataatc encodes the following:
- the LOC140158470 gene encoding uncharacterized protein; the protein is MEKPDSSAGAATWLDNTITDAEIMDPSYILFRRDRNRHGGGVLIAAKDFLNPIRATKFEDNNIELVSVELSTRRGKILYCCLYYPKKPDIAFFNKLDNCVNKILSSVHSYACVILAGDFNVDAPHFQPGSKTFSEGDTRLYKLLTESLDPLNMTQLVDFVTHKFSDNQLDGTLIDHLYTNNTDSVLNIRPHHAIGATDHSGIAFSLNFAKIKQHFPPGTFLQYSKADLTGLCNELHVTDWYELLHGKNINEAWSVFKDKYMECIHTFVPSKRSRRREKKPWINDEIIKLTKKKKCLYRKKKKSPDDLRKWQNYKKCRNMLKVVINREYHSYVSDIANDNSNHGKKFWSFVRASKAKPTATSFKIDDICVTDPNTIANSFNEFFVSNFTTSDEPDTIDSMCEGHQGIPFCPGVDQFL